From Tiliqua scincoides isolate rTilSci1 chromosome 2, rTilSci1.hap2, whole genome shotgun sequence, the proteins below share one genomic window:
- the LOC136638996 gene encoding zinc finger and SCAN domain-containing protein 16-like: MVAVSYWLGSSQIPVPLNSGRVHQAYPPLREDSVGTQSETKAPHSACVPASMESHQQRFHSHSVPSGETPLETLSRLRDAARQWLRPEERTKEQIVDMVILEQFLAVLPADLQIWLRAREPSSSTEAACLAETFLGQQKPADVTKVRNGEC; the protein is encoded by the coding sequence ATGGTGGCTGTGTCCTACTGGCTTGGGAGCAGCCAGATTCCAGTCCCTCTTAACTCTGGAAGGGTTCATCAGGCATATCCTCCATTAAGGGAAGACTCCGTGGGAACCCAGTCTGAGACTAAAGCACCCCACTCGGCCTGTGTTCCAGCCAGCATGGAATCCCATCAGCAGAGATTCCACTCGCACAGTGTTCCATCTGGAGAAACTCCCCTGGAGACTCTGTCCCGCCTGAGGGATGCTGCTCGTCAATGGCTGCGTCCTGAAGAGCGCACCAAGGAGCAGATTGTGGACATGGTCATCCTGGAGCAATTCCTGGCTGTTCTTCCAGCAGACTTGCAGATCTGGCTGAGAGCCAGGGAGCCAAGCAGCAGCACCGAGGCTGCTTGCTTGGCTGAAACCTTCCTGGGGCAGCAGAAACCCGCTGATGTCACCAAGGTGAGGAATGGGGAGTGCTGA